The following proteins come from a genomic window of Paenibacillus sp. CAA11:
- a CDS encoding DUF4272 domain-containing protein, with the protein MRNCALYSSTFDLDQVVDILKSIYPKDKITVNDTKTKIQVISGGWFSKKIKGFNIMTSKTSPEEFEAMVNGMGGFFSQIQAENELVQQKLLIKISTLNMVIGIETEEDISDAFFAELLRIIEPLDGLMFWGGGQLLDPKGRLLMDTDGHSEVADYTVTAHTSYLHAEDALTESGAKRKQRSEEMLAARGVTRMPPMPGRLGDEAASSIRSLQEAAKRAVALCIVSLKGECVCSGESPEDTRQLVHRVIGQYGAAAFFSPEEKKFIDNDLAEEAEAMQYSWCYEGFWVMLWALGQVEEIGDPTSVCDVPLAVSRLQQYENFEALVEGSRLRSTTEILDAADLIYRYDWLCVDARIHGQPAPYGLDGGVVYERHRALNWLIGYMGQDWDDVRTDT; encoded by the coding sequence ATGAGAAACTGCGCGCTTTACAGTTCAACCTTTGATCTCGATCAAGTTGTGGATATTCTTAAATCCATATATCCGAAAGACAAAATTACCGTGAACGATACAAAGACGAAGATTCAAGTCATTAGCGGAGGATGGTTTAGCAAGAAGATCAAGGGCTTCAATATTATGACCAGCAAGACAAGCCCTGAGGAATTCGAGGCTATGGTTAACGGAATGGGCGGCTTCTTCAGCCAGATTCAGGCTGAGAATGAGCTTGTCCAGCAGAAGCTGCTAATCAAGATCAGCACTTTGAACATGGTGATTGGGATCGAGACGGAAGAAGACATTTCGGATGCCTTTTTTGCAGAACTACTTAGAATAATCGAACCGTTGGACGGGCTGATGTTCTGGGGCGGCGGTCAGCTGCTGGACCCCAAGGGCAGATTGCTGATGGATACAGACGGCCATTCCGAGGTGGCAGACTATACCGTGACGGCTCATACAAGCTATTTGCATGCAGAGGACGCCCTGACGGAATCCGGGGCCAAGCGGAAGCAGCGCTCGGAGGAAATGCTGGCCGCAAGAGGCGTTACACGGATGCCGCCTATGCCGGGAAGGCTCGGCGATGAGGCGGCCAGCAGCATTCGCTCTCTGCAGGAAGCCGCCAAGCGTGCCGTGGCTCTATGCATCGTCTCTCTGAAGGGCGAGTGCGTCTGCTCCGGCGAGAGCCCGGAAGATACCCGACAGCTCGTTCATCGGGTCATTGGACAGTATGGGGCGGCAGCGTTCTTTTCACCTGAAGAGAAGAAGTTTATTGATAACGACCTTGCCGAAGAGGCCGAGGCTATGCAGTATTCCTGGTGTTATGAAGGGTTCTGGGTGATGCTGTGGGCGCTCGGGCAGGTAGAGGAGATTGGCGACCCGACAAGCGTATGCGATGTTCCACTGGCGGTCTCCAGACTGCAGCAGTATGAAAACTTTGAGGCACTGGTGGAAGGTTCGCGTCTGCGCAGCACGACGGAAATTCTGGATGCAGCGGATTTAATCTACCGCTATGACTGGCTGTGTGTAGATGCGCGAATCCATGGACAGCCTGCTCCTTACGGACTTGATGGCGGGGTCGTGTACGAACGGCATCGGGCGCTGAACTGGCTGATCGGCTACATGGGTCAAGATTGGGATGATGTGCGTACAGATACCTAA
- a CDS encoding SMI1/KNR4 family protein: MYTQQIERIQSKLHQLREADSEFSLFGSQTHKYQMAPVWSTEEVARFEEAWKIKLPEEYKAFLLHVGSGGAGPYYGLVRPDDGVYIDLDYPSELNNVSGEFPYTEAWNFERSWDEDSLGEEDWAEQERFYFSTDKSAGLLAISNFGCGITINLVVNGQSYGEIWVDDRSNDNGIYPDHYFENEKRLTFLDWYETWLDRSMEELEEEEM; encoded by the coding sequence ATGTATACACAGCAGATCGAACGTATACAATCCAAGCTGCACCAGCTCAGAGAGGCGGATAGCGAATTCTCCTTGTTCGGCTCTCAGACACATAAGTATCAAATGGCTCCAGTCTGGAGCACTGAAGAGGTGGCACGCTTCGAGGAGGCTTGGAAGATTAAGCTGCCGGAGGAATATAAGGCTTTTCTGCTGCATGTGGGATCAGGCGGAGCCGGACCTTATTACGGACTGGTCCGACCAGATGATGGAGTATATATCGATCTGGATTATCCTAGTGAGCTGAATAATGTATCCGGCGAATTTCCTTATACCGAAGCGTGGAACTTTGAGAGGAGCTGGGATGAAGATTCACTTGGCGAGGAGGATTGGGCTGAGCAGGAGAGATTCTATTTCAGCACAGACAAGTCTGCAGGCCTGCTGGCCATAAGCAATTTTGGCTGCGGGATAACGATTAATTTGGTCGTAAACGGACAGTCTTATGGCGAAATCTGGGTCGATGACCGGTCCAATGATAACGGGATCTATCCGGATCATTATTTTGAAAATGAAAAACGGCTGACTTTCCTGGACTGGTATGAAACATGGCTTGACCGGTCAATGGAGGAGCTTGAGGAAGAGGAAATGTAA
- a CDS encoding DUF4274 domain-containing protein, whose protein sequence is MNWTEVGKAKDLDLVRRAAAELDVNERDERGRTPLMLLLTNRLPVEAIRLLIEQGADLEAEDKLGDTALKKAVKFKQMEAIAELLKAGAKLDSPQGILATAWNMARPNKELADLLLGTTGAVRLTLTEEEEAILDDLLYEESQAVLCAKLSRLESPVLLHAVVNSYNWDDGPLPMLKVFKNPACVEITLLDMYELLDGDYWLEQIEAEIAGRPEGPEWRELAAGLKERLYNN, encoded by the coding sequence ATGAACTGGACGGAAGTGGGCAAAGCCAAAGATCTGGATCTAGTCCGCCGGGCTGCGGCGGAGCTGGATGTGAACGAGCGGGATGAGCGGGGAAGAACACCGCTGATGCTGCTTCTGACAAACCGCTTGCCGGTCGAGGCGATCCGTCTGCTGATCGAGCAGGGGGCCGACCTAGAGGCAGAGGACAAGCTTGGGGACACTGCGCTTAAGAAGGCGGTGAAGTTCAAGCAAATGGAGGCTATAGCCGAGCTGCTTAAGGCGGGCGCAAAGCTTGATTCTCCGCAGGGAATACTTGCGACAGCCTGGAATATGGCGCGTCCGAACAAGGAGCTGGCCGATCTACTGCTCGGCACCACAGGGGCGGTCCGCTTGACGCTTACCGAGGAAGAAGAAGCGATCCTTGACGACCTGCTCTATGAGGAATCGCAGGCGGTTCTTTGCGCCAAGCTCAGCCGATTGGAATCGCCGGTTCTGCTGCATGCTGTTGTGAACAGCTATAACTGGGATGATGGGCCGTTACCGATGCTGAAGGTTTTTAAGAACCCAGCCTGTGTGGAAATTACACTCCTGGATATGTATGAACTGCTGGACGGAGATTACTGGCTGGAACAAATTGAGGCGGAGATTGCAGGGAGACCGGAGGGCCCCGAGTGGAGAGAGCTGGCGGCCGGGCTGAAGGAACGATTATATAACAATTAG
- a CDS encoding glycoside hydrolase family 1 protein, protein MNSPFPEGFLWGGAVAANQCEGAYNEGGKGVSTQDVMPKGIAAPPTEVPTEDNLKLVGIDFYHRYKDDIKLFAEMGFKVFRTSIAWSRIYPNGDDLQPNEEGLKFYDDLFDECHKHGIEPMVTISHYETPLHLAREYNGWVNRKLVGFYERYVTTLFNRYKGKVKYWLTFNEINSILEAPFMNGGIVTPKEELSKQDLYQAIHHELVASALAVKLAHQIMPEAKIGCMVLSMPTYPLTPNPNDVIATMKTEHMNDFFADVHARGYYPGYMNRYFRENNIHIHFEEGDEEILKHTVDFISFSYYVSICETADPKRQANGEDNLFSGVPNPYLKASDWGWQIDPQGLRYALNRFYDRYQKPLFIVENGIGAVDELVTDEQGNKTVHDDYRIEFLNDHLVQVGEAIEDGVDLMGFTAWGCIDLVSASTAEMKKRYGLIYVDRNNDGTGSLERYKKKSFYWYQDVIRTNGASLVK, encoded by the coding sequence ATGAATTCACCATTTCCTGAGGGCTTCCTATGGGGCGGAGCTGTCGCCGCCAATCAATGTGAAGGTGCCTATAACGAAGGAGGCAAGGGGGTGTCTACACAGGATGTGATGCCGAAAGGGATCGCTGCCCCGCCCACTGAAGTGCCTACAGAGGACAATTTGAAGCTTGTAGGCATTGACTTTTATCATAGATATAAGGACGATATCAAGCTGTTTGCGGAAATGGGCTTCAAGGTCTTCCGCACCTCGATCGCCTGGTCACGGATTTATCCGAATGGGGATGATCTGCAGCCAAATGAGGAAGGTCTGAAATTCTATGATGATTTATTCGACGAGTGTCATAAGCATGGCATCGAGCCTATGGTTACAATCTCTCATTATGAAACGCCGCTGCACTTGGCCAGAGAGTATAACGGCTGGGTGAACCGTAAGCTGGTGGGCTTCTATGAGCGGTATGTAACTACGTTGTTTAACCGCTACAAAGGCAAAGTGAAATACTGGCTGACCTTTAATGAGATTAACTCTATTCTGGAAGCTCCATTTATGAACGGCGGGATTGTCACACCCAAGGAAGAGCTCTCCAAGCAGGACCTTTATCAAGCGATTCACCATGAGCTGGTGGCAAGCGCTCTGGCCGTGAAGCTTGCACATCAAATCATGCCGGAAGCCAAAATCGGCTGCATGGTGCTCAGCATGCCAACCTATCCGTTGACGCCGAATCCAAATGACGTGATCGCCACCATGAAAACAGAGCATATGAATGACTTCTTTGCAGATGTTCATGCACGCGGCTACTATCCGGGATACATGAATCGTTACTTCAGGGAGAATAACATCCATATTCATTTTGAAGAGGGAGACGAAGAAATTCTGAAGCATACCGTAGACTTCATCTCCTTCAGCTATTATGTTAGCATCTGCGAGACTGCAGATCCTAAGCGTCAGGCAAATGGTGAGGACAATCTGTTCTCAGGCGTTCCTAACCCTTATTTGAAGGCAAGTGACTGGGGCTGGCAGATCGACCCGCAGGGCCTGCGCTATGCGCTGAACCGATTCTATGACCGTTACCAGAAACCGCTCTTTATTGTGGAGAACGGGATCGGCGCTGTGGATGAACTGGTAACCGATGAGCAAGGGAACAAGACCGTTCATGATGATTATCGGATTGAGTTCCTGAATGATCATCTCGTACAGGTTGGTGAAGCGATAGAAGACGGTGTTGACCTGATGGGTTTTACCGCTTGGGGCTGTATTGACCTGGTCAGTGCTTCAACCGCCGAGATGAAGAAACGGTACGGCTTGATATATGTGGACCGGAATAACGATGGGACAGGCAGCCTTGAGAGATACAAGAAGAAATCGTTCTACTGGTATCAAGATGTGATCCGTACGAATGGGGCAAGTCTTGTGAAGTGA
- a CDS encoding GNAT family N-acetyltransferase: MAKFDPIMLDIPEQLETERLLIRAPQWGDGKPLNAAIRESLEALRPFMPFARVTPEPEETEQVVRRGRLHYLDRTDMMMILCDKQTGELLGATGLHRINWDARRFEIGYWIRTSRSGQGLVTEAVNGITGFAVKHLEANRIEVRCDDRNHRSAAVARRAGFTLEGVLHNWKRDEDGVLMNEMIFAKVRGTDF; the protein is encoded by the coding sequence ATGGCGAAGTTTGACCCAATTATGCTTGATATTCCTGAGCAATTAGAGACAGAGCGGCTGCTCATCCGGGCGCCGCAATGGGGAGACGGCAAGCCGCTGAATGCAGCCATCCGGGAAAGCCTTGAGGCGCTGCGTCCCTTCATGCCGTTCGCGAGAGTAACGCCTGAGCCGGAAGAGACGGAGCAGGTCGTGCGCCGCGGCCGCCTGCATTATCTTGATCGCACCGATATGATGATGATTCTCTGTGATAAGCAGACCGGTGAGCTGCTTGGGGCAACGGGGCTGCACCGGATCAATTGGGATGCTCGCAGATTTGAGATTGGATATTGGATCAGGACTTCTCGTTCAGGTCAAGGCCTGGTGACTGAAGCGGTGAATGGAATTACCGGCTTTGCTGTTAAGCACCTTGAAGCGAACCGGATTGAAGTTCGCTGTGATGACCGCAATCACCGCAGCGCTGCCGTAGCAAGGCGGGCAGGATTTACACTCGAAGGAGTGCTGCACAATTGGAAGCGGGATGAGGATGGCGTTCTGATGAATGAGATGATATTTGCCAAGGTGCGGGGAACGGATTTTTAA
- a CDS encoding DUF6138 family protein gives MNQAVADFLEDVWTEVTAIYGREKQRIDELPDRSRLQGGMMDYLRVAWRKGKLNFRSGNIAIDVHEPFSWSDSSYKLEARDYIEELSDELLIAEFFPALREKVLPVFLSDTYGDRFFDYQFELVLEFQRESSTLQHSERIVSETRLQALRQTWNEFLETKIYAPLPVIPKEQDEFFFANHLFNPDLTELRIEAIAPAIEQLSAKLQGYPERLSHWNYQYTAAMKNWAEEQFLKRYYTDTGNYSNKWELKVESERPGVYPDEMELFLYAALKIGPQEPAVREEYLQLAAELGSVKAADYLRKGSGRFEGERKSELMTARSNDVMQLIEIQIKSEEEGAYCEALLYINELLGQGFPKGYKLKLKSTVKQFLPLKKIAKSKLHQFFANALQYPGLYPLLAEYAELAMEEFAWYEDVEPSEKSVMPGTYAVFGLGLYSREYFPLVCRYMELVDNEHQSVQDGYAEAFIEAQGITEEHMPTLVSILLGASEGARPLKTVQIDTPELAEALIRSLEKKEDYERETVIYRIFGGEKKLAQAAKKAGGLLKDRLEELAQLC, from the coding sequence TTGAACCAAGCGGTAGCCGATTTTTTGGAGGATGTATGGACTGAAGTCACGGCCATTTATGGCCGGGAGAAGCAGAGAATAGATGAATTGCCTGATAGGAGCCGTCTCCAGGGCGGAATGATGGATTATTTAAGGGTCGCCTGGAGGAAAGGCAAACTGAACTTTAGGTCGGGGAACATTGCGATAGATGTTCATGAGCCGTTCTCCTGGTCTGACAGTTCGTACAAGCTGGAAGCAAGAGATTACATAGAAGAGTTAAGCGATGAACTGTTGATCGCTGAATTTTTCCCCGCGCTGCGCGAGAAGGTGTTACCGGTGTTCTTATCTGACACATACGGGGACCGTTTCTTTGATTATCAATTTGAGCTGGTGCTTGAGTTCCAGAGAGAAAGCTCCACCCTTCAGCATAGCGAGCGGATCGTTAGTGAGACGAGGCTTCAAGCGCTTAGACAGACTTGGAATGAGTTTTTGGAGACAAAAATCTACGCTCCCCTTCCGGTGATTCCGAAAGAGCAGGATGAATTTTTCTTCGCCAACCATCTGTTCAATCCCGATCTGACCGAGCTGAGGATTGAAGCGATCGCCCCGGCAATTGAACAACTGAGCGCCAAATTGCAAGGTTACCCTGAGCGTCTCAGTCATTGGAACTATCAATATACGGCGGCCATGAAGAATTGGGCTGAAGAGCAATTTCTCAAGCGCTATTACACAGATACCGGGAATTATTCGAATAAGTGGGAGCTAAAAGTGGAGTCTGAGCGACCTGGTGTCTACCCGGACGAAATGGAGCTATTCCTGTATGCGGCCTTGAAGATTGGACCGCAGGAGCCTGCGGTGCGCGAGGAGTATTTGCAGCTGGCTGCTGAGCTGGGGTCCGTTAAGGCTGCCGACTACCTGCGCAAGGGAAGCGGCCGGTTTGAGGGTGAGCGGAAGAGCGAGCTGATGACCGCGAGATCCAATGACGTGATGCAGCTGATCGAAATTCAGATCAAGTCTGAGGAGGAGGGGGCTTACTGTGAGGCTCTTCTCTATATCAATGAGCTGCTTGGACAGGGGTTCCCGAAGGGCTATAAGCTTAAGCTGAAGAGCACTGTGAAGCAGTTCCTTCCGCTGAAGAAAATAGCAAAGTCCAAGCTGCATCAATTTTTTGCAAATGCCCTTCAGTATCCGGGGCTATATCCGCTTCTGGCCGAATATGCGGAGCTGGCGATGGAAGAATTCGCATGGTATGAAGATGTCGAGCCTTCTGAGAAATCTGTAATGCCTGGCACCTACGCGGTGTTTGGTCTGGGGCTGTACAGCCGGGAGTATTTCCCGCTTGTCTGCCGTTATATGGAGCTGGTAGATAACGAGCATCAGTCTGTTCAGGACGGATACGCGGAAGCATTCATTGAAGCACAGGGTATTACTGAAGAGCATATGCCTACCTTAGTCTCCATCCTGCTTGGCGCAAGTGAAGGGGCAAGGCCGCTTAAAACAGTCCAGATCGATACACCGGAGCTGGCAGAAGCGCTGATTCGATCGCTTGAAAAGAAGGAGGATTACGAGCGGGAGACGGTGATCTACCGGATCTTTGGCGGGGAGAAGAAGCTGGCTCAGGCCGCGAAGAAGGCGGGGGGCCTACTTAAGGACCGGCTAGAGGAGCTGGCACAGCTTTGCTGA